A single region of the Pseudomonas granadensis genome encodes:
- a CDS encoding osmoprotectant NAGGN system M42 family peptidase, which yields MTLQIPEPDLNYLQKVLLEMLAIPSPTGFTDTIVRYVAERLEELGIPFEMTRRGTIRATLKGKKNSPDRAVSAHLDTIGAAVRAVKDNGRLTLAPVGCWSSRFAEGSRVSLFTDSGVIRGSVLPLMASGHAFNTQVDEMPISWDHVELRLDAYCTTKADCESLGINVGDVVAFDPLPEFTESGHISARHLDDKAGVAALLAALKAIIDSGQELMIDCHPLFTITEETGSGAAAALPWDVSEFVGIDIAPVAPGQHSSEHAVSVAMQDSGGPYDYHLSRHLLRLAGEHELPVRRDMFRYYFSDAHSAVTAGHDIRTALLAFGCDATHGYERTHIDSLAALSRLLGAYILSPPVFASDAAPANASLDRFSHQIEHDTQMESETRVPPVDSLVGQRSDS from the coding sequence ATGACCCTGCAAATCCCCGAACCGGATCTGAACTACCTGCAAAAAGTCCTGCTGGAAATGCTCGCCATTCCCAGCCCCACCGGCTTCACCGACACCATCGTGCGCTATGTCGCCGAGCGTCTGGAAGAACTCGGCATCCCGTTCGAAATGACCCGGCGCGGAACGATTCGCGCCACACTCAAAGGCAAGAAGAACAGCCCCGACCGCGCAGTCTCGGCGCACCTGGATACCATTGGCGCCGCGGTCCGCGCGGTCAAGGACAACGGCCGCCTGACCCTCGCCCCGGTCGGCTGCTGGTCGAGCCGCTTCGCCGAGGGCAGTCGCGTCAGCCTGTTCACCGACAGCGGCGTGATTCGCGGCAGCGTGTTGCCGCTGATGGCGTCCGGGCATGCGTTCAATACGCAGGTCGATGAAATGCCGATCAGTTGGGATCACGTCGAACTGCGCCTGGATGCCTATTGCACGACCAAGGCCGATTGTGAATCGCTGGGCATCAACGTCGGCGACGTGGTGGCGTTCGATCCGCTGCCGGAATTCACCGAAAGCGGCCATATCAGCGCCCGTCACCTGGATGACAAGGCCGGTGTCGCGGCGCTGCTTGCCGCCCTCAAAGCCATCATCGACAGCGGCCAGGAATTGATGATCGATTGCCATCCGCTGTTCACCATTACCGAAGAAACCGGCAGTGGCGCGGCGGCGGCTTTGCCGTGGGACGTCAGTGAGTTCGTTGGCATCGACATCGCCCCGGTCGCACCCGGCCAGCACTCCAGCGAGCATGCTGTCAGCGTGGCGATGCAGGATTCCGGCGGGCCGTACGACTATCACCTGTCGCGGCACTTGTTGCGCCTGGCCGGTGAACACGAATTGCCGGTGCGCCGCGACATGTTCCGCTATTACTTCAGCGACGCGCATTCGGCGGTGACTGCCGGGCACGACATCCGCACCGCCCTGCTCGCCTTTGGCTGCGATGCGACTCACGGTTATGAACGTACGCACATCGACAGTCTGGCGGCGTTGAGCCGGTTGCTCGGTGCTTACATTCTGAGCCCGCCGGTGTTCGCCAGCGACGCGGCGCCGGCCAATGCCTCGCTGGACCGCTTCAGTCATCAGATCGAACACGATACGCAGATGGAGAGCGAAACGCGGGTGCCGCCGGTGGACAGTCTGGTGGGACAGCGTTCCGACAGTTAA
- a CDS encoding YheU family protein gives MLIPHDALEVDTLTRLIEDFVTRDGTDNGDDTPLETRVLRVRQALTKGQALIVFDPESEQCQLMLKHDVPRHLFD, from the coding sequence ATGCTGATACCCCACGACGCGCTTGAAGTCGACACCCTCACCCGCCTGATCGAGGATTTTGTCACCCGCGACGGTACCGACAACGGCGATGACACGCCGCTGGAAACCCGCGTTCTGCGCGTACGCCAGGCGCTGACCAAGGGCCAGGCGTTGATCGTCTTCGATCCGGAAAGCGAACAGTGCCAGTTGATGCTCAAGCATGATGTGCCCAGGCATTTGTTCGACTGA
- the csrA gene encoding carbon storage regulator CsrA, with product MLVLSRVVGELISIGDDISLRVLSVNGSSVRFGVEAPQNVHVHRSEVYDRIKRKEGVQKVR from the coding sequence ATGCTTGTACTCAGCCGTGTCGTTGGTGAGTTGATTTCAATCGGTGACGACATCTCTTTGCGTGTTCTGTCGGTCAATGGCTCCAGCGTGCGCTTTGGCGTCGAAGCCCCGCAAAACGTGCACGTGCACCGCTCCGAAGTCTACGACCGGATCAAGCGCAAGGAAGGTGTGCAGAAGGTTCGCTGA
- a CDS encoding YnfA family protein: protein MLNYLWFFLAALFEIAGCFAFFMWLRQGKSALWVIPALLSLTLFALLLTRVEANYAGRAYAAYGGIYIVASIGWLMVVERARPLGSDWIGVALCVIGASVILFGPRFSAA from the coding sequence ATGCTCAATTACTTGTGGTTCTTCCTCGCGGCGCTGTTCGAGATCGCCGGTTGTTTCGCCTTCTTCATGTGGCTGCGCCAGGGCAAAAGTGCGCTGTGGGTGATTCCAGCACTGTTGAGTCTGACGCTGTTCGCACTCCTGCTGACCCGCGTCGAAGCCAACTACGCCGGGCGCGCGTATGCCGCTTACGGCGGAATCTACATCGTCGCTTCGATTGGCTGGCTGATGGTGGTCGAGCGAGCGCGCCCGTTGGGCTCTGACTGGATCGGCGTGGCGTTATGCGTGATCGGCGCCAGCGTGATCCTGTTCGGGCCGCGTTTTTCAGCGGCTTGA
- a CDS encoding SDR family oxidoreductase, translated as MQNRMMITGAGSGLGREIALRWAREGWQLALSDVSEPGLQETLKLVREAGGDGFVQRCDVRDYSQLTAFAQACEEKLGGIDIIVNNAGVASGGFFSELSLEDWDWQIAINLMGVVKGCKAFLPLLEQSKGKIINIASMAALMQGPAMSNYNVAKAGVVALSESLLIELAQQEVGVHVVCPSFFQTNLLDSFRGPTPAMKAQVGKLLESSPITAADIADYIYRQVAAGEFMILPHEQGRMAWAIKQKNPQLLYNEMTSMAEKMRAKAKQNNG; from the coding sequence ATGCAAAATCGCATGATGATCACTGGCGCGGGCTCCGGTCTGGGCCGCGAAATCGCGCTGCGCTGGGCGCGTGAGGGCTGGCAACTGGCGCTGTCCGACGTCAGCGAACCGGGCCTGCAGGAAACCCTCAAACTAGTCCGCGAGGCCGGCGGCGACGGTTTTGTGCAGCGCTGCGATGTGCGCGATTACAGCCAGCTCACAGCGTTCGCCCAAGCGTGTGAAGAGAAACTCGGCGGCATCGACATCATCGTCAATAATGCCGGCGTGGCCTCGGGCGGTTTCTTTAGCGAGTTGTCGCTGGAAGACTGGGACTGGCAGATCGCAATCAATCTGATGGGCGTGGTCAAGGGCTGCAAGGCGTTCCTGCCGCTGCTCGAGCAGAGCAAAGGCAAGATCATCAACATCGCCTCTATGGCGGCGCTGATGCAGGGGCCGGCGATGAGCAACTACAACGTGGCCAAGGCCGGTGTGGTGGCGCTTTCGGAAAGTCTGTTGATTGAGCTGGCGCAACAGGAAGTCGGTGTGCACGTGGTTTGTCCGTCGTTCTTTCAGACCAACCTGCTCGATTCGTTCCGCGGGCCGACTCCGGCGATGAAGGCCCAGGTGGGCAAGTTGTTGGAAAGTTCGCCGATCACCGCCGCGGATATCGCCGACTACATCTACCGGCAAGTGGCCGCCGGTGAATTCATGATCCTGCCCCACGAACAAGGGCGCATGGCCTGGGCGATCAAGCAGAAGAACCCGCAGTTGCTCTATAACGAGATGACCAGCATGGCCGAAAAAATGCGCGCCAAGGCCAAACAGAACAACGGCTGA
- a CDS encoding DUF3309 family protein codes for MDMGTILIIILILLLIGGLPVFPHSRSWGYGPSGIIGVVLVVLLVLLLLGKI; via the coding sequence ATCGACATGGGCACAATTCTTATCATCATCCTGATCCTGTTGCTGATCGGTGGTCTGCCGGTCTTCCCGCACTCCAGAAGTTGGGGTTATGGTCCGTCGGGCATCATCGGTGTCGTACTGGTCGTGCTGTTGGTGTTGTTGTTACTCGGCAAGATATGA
- a CDS encoding LTA synthase family protein → MANPDALNQQRSSSRLLQPTVKSHLAYTLLCALVMMVMFSVLRLALLVYNREMILDTPASTFIEAFVNGLRFDLRLVVYLCIPLVLALFSARAMAARGFFRLWLTIASSIALFLGLMEMDFYREFHQRLNGLVFQYVKEDPKTVMSMLWYGFPVVRYLLAWVIGTVILTLAFKGADRATRPRGPFSGGSVSSRQVAPWYTRLAVFVVCLLICVVAARGTLRQGPPMRWGDVYTTDSNFANQLGLNGTLSLIAAAKARMGEDRDNIWKATLPQEQAQKVVRDMLLMPDDKLVDADIAAVRRDYMPPADKTLPIKNVVVILMESMAGHSVGALGAPGNITPYLDKLSKEGLLFDRFFSNGTHTHQGMFATMACFPNLPGFEYLMQTPEGSHKLSGLPQLLSARDYDDVYVYNGDFAWDNQSGFFSNQGMTNFVGRNDFVNPVFSDPTWGVSDQDMFDRGLQELKARENGKPFYALLQTLSNHTPYALPTPLPVERVTDRGSLNEHLTAMRYSDWALGQFFEKARKEKYFNETLFVIVGDHGFGNERQITEMDLGRFNVPMLMIAPGIQQKFGTRDHTVGTQIDIVPTIMGRLGGEVRHQCWGRDLLNLPQGDTGFGVIKPSGSEQTTAIVTADQILVLPRDKDMGPKIWQYQLGANPHAEVVPNAPRTAELKLKLEAFLQTATKSLLDNTAGVIHGKPD, encoded by the coding sequence ATGGCAAACCCGGACGCCCTGAATCAGCAGCGATCTTCCAGTCGCCTGCTGCAACCGACCGTCAAATCGCATCTGGCCTACACGCTGCTTTGTGCGCTGGTCATGATGGTGATGTTTTCCGTGCTGCGCCTCGCGCTGCTGGTCTACAACCGCGAGATGATCCTCGACACCCCAGCCTCGACCTTCATTGAAGCGTTCGTCAATGGCCTGCGCTTCGATCTGCGCCTGGTGGTCTACCTGTGCATTCCGCTGGTGCTGGCACTGTTCAGCGCTCGGGCCATGGCCGCGCGCGGTTTCTTCCGCCTGTGGCTGACCATCGCGTCGAGCATTGCGCTGTTCCTCGGCCTGATGGAGATGGACTTCTACCGTGAGTTTCACCAGCGCCTTAACGGTCTGGTGTTCCAGTACGTGAAAGAAGACCCGAAAACCGTGATGAGCATGCTCTGGTACGGTTTCCCGGTGGTTCGCTACCTGCTGGCGTGGGTCATCGGCACAGTCATTCTGACCCTGGCGTTCAAGGGCGCCGACCGCGCCACCCGCCCGCGCGGGCCGTTCAGTGGCGGCAGTGTCAGCTCGCGTCAGGTCGCGCCGTGGTACACCCGTCTGGCGGTGTTCGTGGTCTGCCTGCTGATCTGCGTAGTCGCCGCTCGTGGCACCTTGCGTCAGGGCCCGCCAATGCGTTGGGGCGATGTGTACACCACCGATTCCAACTTCGCCAACCAGCTCGGCCTCAACGGCACGCTGTCGTTGATCGCTGCCGCCAAGGCGCGCATGGGCGAAGACCGCGACAACATCTGGAAAGCCACTCTGCCGCAGGAACAGGCGCAAAAAGTGGTGCGCGACATGTTGCTGATGCCGGACGACAAACTGGTCGACGCCGACATCGCTGCGGTACGCCGTGACTACATGCCACCGGCCGACAAGACCCTGCCGATCAAGAACGTCGTCGTGATCCTGATGGAAAGCATGGCCGGTCACTCGGTCGGTGCGCTGGGCGCGCCGGGCAATATCACGCCTTACCTGGACAAGCTGTCGAAGGAAGGCCTGCTGTTCGACCGCTTCTTCTCCAACGGCACGCACACCCACCAGGGCATGTTCGCCACCATGGCCTGCTTCCCCAACCTGCCAGGTTTCGAATACCTGATGCAGACCCCGGAAGGCAGCCACAAGCTGTCCGGCCTGCCGCAGTTGCTCAGTGCGCGTGACTACGACGACGTGTACGTCTACAACGGCGATTTTGCCTGGGACAACCAGTCGGGCTTCTTCAGCAACCAGGGCATGACCAACTTCGTCGGCCGCAACGACTTCGTCAATCCGGTGTTCTCCGATCCGACGTGGGGCGTGTCCGACCAGGACATGTTCGACCGTGGTCTGCAGGAGCTGAAGGCGCGGGAAAACGGCAAGCCGTTCTACGCGCTGCTGCAAACCCTGTCCAACCACACGCCATACGCCTTGCCGACGCCATTGCCGGTCGAGCGCGTGACTGACCGTGGCAGCCTCAACGAACACCTGACTGCCATGCGCTACTCCGACTGGGCGCTGGGCCAGTTCTTCGAGAAGGCGCGCAAGGAGAAGTACTTCAACGAAACCCTGTTCGTCATCGTCGGCGACCACGGCTTCGGCAACGAGCGTCAGATCACCGAAATGGACCTGGGCCGCTTCAACGTGCCAATGCTGATGATCGCCCCGGGCATCCAGCAGAAGTTCGGTACGCGTGACCATACGGTGGGCACCCAGATCGACATCGTGCCGACCATCATGGGGCGTCTCGGTGGCGAAGTGCGGCACCAGTGCTGGGGCCGCGACCTGCTCAACCTGCCGCAGGGCGATACCGGTTTCGGTGTGATCAAGCCATCGGGCAGCGAGCAGACCACGGCGATTGTCACCGCCGACCAGATTCTGGTGTTGCCGCGCGACAAGGACATGGGGCCGAAAATCTGGCAATACCAACTCGGTGCCAATCCGCATGCCGAAGTAGTGCCGAATGCACCGCGTACCGCCGAACTGAAACTCAAGCTGGAAGCGTTCCTGCAAACCGCGACCAAGAGCCTGCTGGATAACACCGCCGGTGTGATTCACGGCAAGCCGGACTGA
- a CDS encoding START domain-containing protein: MGSLHRIALLCGLTAVLATSVAQAEDWKVAKNEDGIKVSLSEIPGSDYKSYQGVALMNTTIAKLRALQEDVAGACAWIHECKSQKLLKHEGDQSWTYTQFNTPWPVTPRDSVLRITTVEGADGSLTRNLEGVPTYLPEEKGFVRVQQVKGFWKFVPKGDQVEVTYQVHTEPGGSVPAMVANKFVVDAPFNTLKALKQRAEK, from the coding sequence ATGGGTTCGCTGCATCGTATTGCTCTCTTGTGTGGTTTGACCGCTGTGCTGGCCACCTCGGTTGCTCAGGCTGAAGACTGGAAGGTCGCCAAGAACGAGGACGGCATCAAGGTCTCGCTGAGCGAGATACCCGGCTCGGACTACAAGTCCTACCAGGGCGTCGCGCTGATGAACACCACCATCGCCAAATTGCGCGCGCTGCAGGAAGACGTCGCCGGTGCCTGCGCCTGGATTCACGAATGCAAAAGCCAGAAACTGCTCAAGCACGAGGGCGACCAGAGCTGGACCTACACCCAGTTCAACACGCCGTGGCCGGTCACTCCTCGTGATTCGGTGTTGCGCATCACCACCGTCGAAGGCGCCGATGGCAGCCTGACCCGCAATCTCGAAGGTGTGCCGACTTATCTGCCGGAAGAAAAAGGCTTCGTCCGGGTTCAGCAAGTCAAGGGCTTCTGGAAGTTCGTGCCCAAAGGCGATCAGGTCGAAGTGACTTATCAAGTGCACACCGAACCAGGCGGCAGCGTGCCGGCCATGGTTGCCAACAAGTTCGTGGTCGATGCGCCATTCAATACGCTCAAAGCCTTGAAGCAACGCGCCGAGAAATAA
- a CDS encoding YkgJ family cysteine cluster protein: MKCREGCGACCIAPSISSPIPGMPDGKPAGERCVQLSVDNLCSIFGRPERPPVCAGFAADVEVCGSSAEEAIRLIGWWEAMTAA; the protein is encoded by the coding sequence ATGAAATGCCGTGAAGGCTGTGGGGCTTGCTGCATTGCCCCGTCCATCAGTTCGCCGATTCCCGGCATGCCCGATGGCAAACCTGCCGGCGAACGTTGCGTGCAGCTGTCGGTCGATAACCTGTGCAGCATTTTCGGCCGCCCGGAGCGTCCGCCAGTCTGCGCAGGCTTCGCTGCCGACGTTGAAGTCTGTGGCAGCAGCGCCGAAGAAGCGATCAGGCTGATCGGTTGGTGGGAGGCCATGACCGCGGCGTGA
- a CDS encoding translation initiation factor 2, which produces MKAIVPAAWVLLGLLMIGQVPSVMAAATQEKPAATSTSKKTAKTAAPAKKAQSKKAATVKKRRPVASKSKPASEVAKTRLPSAKLDLSLPRDMVEELKPKGTVELPKREAILPQMFGEKDSGFQLNGRLLSNEMQLQLRNDERREVEGAALDFEFKQ; this is translated from the coding sequence ATGAAAGCGATTGTTCCTGCCGCGTGGGTTTTGCTGGGTTTGTTGATGATCGGTCAGGTGCCGAGTGTCATGGCGGCTGCCACCCAGGAAAAACCGGCCGCGACCAGTACGAGCAAGAAAACCGCGAAAACCGCGGCACCCGCCAAAAAAGCCCAGTCGAAAAAAGCCGCCACGGTGAAGAAGCGCCGCCCGGTAGCCTCGAAATCGAAACCCGCCAGCGAAGTCGCGAAAACCCGATTACCGTCGGCGAAGCTCGACCTCAGCCTCCCCAGGGATATGGTTGAAGAGTTGAAGCCCAAAGGCACGGTGGAACTGCCCAAGCGCGAGGCGATTCTGCCGCAGATGTTTGGCGAAAAAGACAGCGGCTTCCAGCTCAACGGGCGTCTGCTCAGCAACGAAATGCAGCTGCAACTGCGCAATGACGAACGCCGTGAAGTCGAAGGCGCGGCGCTGGACTTTGAATTCAAACAGTAA
- a CDS encoding aminotransferase-like domain-containing protein → MTNLLLYQRIAQQLAEDIRRGVYQPGERVPSVRKMSSQLNVSHATVLQAYANLEDQGLIRARPQSGYYVHQTPALTAPTPDIARVERPGLVTRSSIIQQVLVESRREGVFPLGAAVPSVDYLPVRALHQQLAKVTRFHSPRAFSYMFSPGFEPLRRQVAIRMRDAGVVVDPSEVVITHGCVDALQMSLRVLTRPGDLIAAESPTYYGLLQLADLLGLKVIEIPSDPATGMSLEALQLAANQWSIKALVLTTRLSNPLGGTMPEERQKQLLRLASDFDIQIVEDDIYGELMFEQGKTKALKAYDRLDRVIYCSSFSKTLSPGVRIGWMIAGKYQQEIQRLQTFSTHSACSVTQMAIAAYLENGGYDRHLRYIRQEYRKNLSAFQLAVQQHFPEGTQMTRPTGGFILWVSLPGRVNTQELHVRALQQGISIAPGLIFSNTEQFNHCIRLNCGIPWNREAERALMTLGLLATQLCQETAGGF, encoded by the coding sequence ATGACCAATCTCTTGCTCTACCAACGTATTGCTCAGCAGCTGGCCGAGGATATTCGGCGTGGCGTTTATCAGCCGGGGGAGCGGGTGCCTTCGGTGCGCAAGATGAGTTCGCAGCTCAATGTCAGCCATGCAACGGTGTTGCAGGCTTACGCCAATCTTGAGGATCAGGGCTTGATTCGGGCGCGGCCGCAGTCGGGTTATTACGTGCACCAGACGCCGGCGCTGACGGCGCCGACGCCGGACATTGCGCGGGTTGAGCGGCCGGGGCTGGTGACGCGCAGCAGTATCATTCAGCAGGTGTTGGTCGAGTCGCGTCGTGAAGGGGTGTTTCCGCTGGGTGCGGCGGTGCCGAGTGTCGATTACTTGCCGGTGCGTGCGTTGCACCAGCAATTGGCCAAGGTCACGCGTTTCCATAGTCCGCGCGCTTTCAGTTACATGTTCAGCCCCGGTTTTGAACCGCTGCGCCGGCAGGTGGCGATACGCATGCGCGATGCCGGTGTGGTGGTCGATCCGTCTGAGGTGGTGATCACCCACGGTTGTGTCGATGCCCTGCAAATGTCCTTGCGGGTGCTGACCCGGCCGGGGGATCTGATCGCTGCTGAGTCCCCGACGTATTACGGTCTGCTGCAACTGGCCGATCTGCTCGGTCTCAAAGTCATCGAAATCCCCAGCGATCCCGCCACCGGCATGAGCCTGGAAGCGTTGCAACTGGCGGCCAACCAATGGTCGATCAAGGCATTGGTGCTGACCACTCGCCTGAGCAATCCGCTGGGCGGCACCATGCCCGAAGAGCGGCAGAAACAACTGCTGCGGCTGGCCTCGGATTTCGATATCCAGATTGTCGAGGACGATATCTACGGCGAGCTGATGTTCGAGCAGGGCAAGACCAAAGCGCTCAAGGCCTATGACCGCCTCGATCGGGTGATTTACTGTTCGAGCTTTTCCAAGACCCTGTCGCCGGGTGTGCGCATCGGCTGGATGATCGCTGGCAAGTATCAGCAGGAAATCCAGCGTTTGCAGACCTTCAGCACGCATTCGGCCTGCAGTGTCACGCAGATGGCGATTGCCGCTTATCTGGAAAACGGCGGCTATGACCGGCATTTACGGTACATCCGCCAGGAATACCGGAAAAACCTCAGCGCCTTCCAGTTGGCGGTGCAGCAGCACTTCCCCGAAGGCACGCAAATGACCCGGCCCACGGGCGGTTTCATCCTTTGGGTGAGTTTGCCGGGGCGGGTCAACACGCAAGAATTGCATGTGCGTGCGTTGCAGCAGGGCATCAGTATTGCGCCGGGGCTGATCTTCAGTAACACCGAGCAGTTCAACCACTGTATCCGCCTCAATTGCGGGATTCCGTGGAACCGCGAGGCGGAACGGGCGTTGATGACGCTGGGGTTGCTGGCGACGCAACTGTGTCAGGAAACCGCTGGCGGATTCTGA
- a CDS encoding OmpA family protein: MNLSAKILGSLILVSCASLSGCAGQHSEAALQQAGSDFQKVKEDSNVLRIAPKDVIRAGESLARADRLSTYWGSGSDVVHYAYLSQRYSEIAREHTNQVLNEERAAKLELERQRLQLALRESKLLSVQQQGKWLEEQIVALATTQTDRGLVMTLGDVLFDTGEAELKNSANRVVLKIVQFLQLNPKRVVRIEGYTDSTGGKQENLKLSRDRAQSVADVLIDLGIDDKRIQVEGYGDEYPVDANASERGRAQNRRVEIVFSDEKGQLGAAR; the protein is encoded by the coding sequence ATGAACCTGTCAGCGAAAATCCTCGGCAGCCTGATCCTCGTCAGTTGCGCCAGCCTTTCTGGCTGCGCCGGACAGCACAGTGAAGCGGCGTTGCAGCAGGCTGGCAGCGACTTTCAGAAGGTCAAGGAAGATTCGAACGTATTGCGTATCGCGCCGAAAGATGTGATTCGTGCCGGTGAGTCTTTGGCCCGCGCCGATCGCCTGTCGACCTATTGGGGCAGCGGTTCGGACGTGGTGCATTACGCTTATCTGAGCCAGCGTTACAGCGAAATTGCTCGTGAGCATACCAATCAGGTGCTCAACGAAGAGCGCGCAGCCAAGCTGGAACTGGAGCGCCAACGTCTGCAACTGGCCTTGCGCGAATCGAAGTTGTTGAGTGTGCAGCAGCAGGGCAAGTGGCTTGAGGAGCAGATCGTTGCGTTGGCGACTACGCAGACTGATCGGGGTCTGGTGATGACGCTGGGCGATGTGCTGTTCGATACCGGTGAGGCGGAGCTGAAGAATTCGGCCAATCGCGTGGTGCTGAAGATTGTGCAGTTTCTGCAGTTGAATCCCAAGCGTGTGGTGCGGATCGAGGGTTATACCGACAGTACCGGGGGCAAGCAGGAGAATCTCAAGTTGTCGCGTGACCGGGCGCAGTCGGTGGCGGATGTGTTGATTGACCTGGGCATTGATGACAAGCGGATTCAGGTTGAGGGGTATGGGGATGAGTACCCTGTAGACGCCAACGCTTCCGAGCGTGGGCGGGCGCAGAATCGTCGGGTTGAGATTGTTTTTTCTGATGAAAAGGGGCAACTCGGGGCGGCTCGTTAG
- a CDS encoding DUF4398 domain-containing protein, with product MSIRPLFAAVAVLALAGCATDPAPIEQMRLTEQAITQAKAVGATADEVPEMKLAETKYTRARGNMADQSYRNARMRAEQAELDARLAEAKVLTQKSEEQLNVLNTRITRLRKQLGNAQ from the coding sequence GTGAGTATTCGACCTCTTTTCGCGGCCGTGGCCGTTCTGGCTCTGGCCGGTTGCGCGACCGATCCGGCACCCATCGAACAAATGCGTCTGACCGAGCAGGCCATTACTCAGGCCAAGGCCGTTGGCGCCACGGCCGATGAAGTGCCGGAAATGAAACTGGCAGAAACCAAGTACACACGCGCCAGAGGCAACATGGCTGACCAGTCTTACCGCAACGCGCGGATGCGCGCCGAGCAGGCTGAACTGGACGCCCGGCTGGCCGAAGCCAAGGTGCTGACCCAGAAAAGTGAAGAGCAATTGAATGTACTGAACACCCGCATCACCCGACTGCGCAAGCAACTGGGGAATGCCCAATGA
- a CDS encoding substrate-binding periplasmic protein: protein MDLRCGWLLGLALLPVVASAAGKCERLVVTGSPDAPPYLWQDPQNPKRLIGASADLLQQVGKDLGIKIDLLYAGKRAQALDEVRSGRMDLLADAPLTLNELETLDYVHPPLLENDYLVWTRKGSTLVYSDARDLHGHAGALSEKSRMTQAFGIFAEQNLTLTKTANLTQALQKLLLGEVEYVLAGRYSGMAAAQALGMTNDLLAFEQPIDRPGLFLAVSHNSACNDPWLRGQLAKKMTELPASGLTEAALQRNIERWKAQQQQPPQPVSAPKQ, encoded by the coding sequence ATGGATCTGCGCTGCGGATGGTTGTTGGGTCTGGCCCTGTTGCCCGTGGTGGCATCAGCGGCGGGCAAGTGCGAACGCCTCGTCGTCACCGGCAGCCCGGATGCGCCACCGTACCTGTGGCAGGACCCGCAAAACCCGAAACGGCTGATCGGTGCCAGTGCCGACCTGTTGCAGCAAGTCGGCAAAGACCTCGGCATCAAAATCGATCTGCTGTATGCCGGCAAACGCGCGCAAGCCCTTGATGAGGTGCGCAGCGGGCGCATGGACCTGCTGGCCGACGCGCCGCTGACCCTCAACGAGCTGGAAACCCTCGATTACGTTCATCCACCGCTGCTGGAAAACGACTATCTGGTCTGGACCCGCAAAGGCTCGACGCTGGTTTACAGCGACGCCAGAGACCTGCACGGGCATGCCGGCGCTCTGTCGGAAAAGTCGCGGATGACCCAGGCATTCGGTATTTTCGCCGAGCAGAATCTGACCCTGACCAAGACGGCCAACCTCACCCAAGCTCTGCAGAAACTGCTTCTGGGGGAAGTGGAATATGTCCTCGCCGGCCGCTACTCGGGCATGGCGGCCGCGCAGGCGCTGGGCATGACCAACGATCTGCTGGCGTTCGAGCAACCCATCGATCGGCCCGGTTTGTTTCTCGCGGTTTCCCATAACTCGGCGTGTAACGATCCGTGGTTGCGCGGACAGCTCGCCAAAAAGATGACAGAATTGCCCGCGTCCGGACTGACGGAAGCTGCACTGCAACGCAATATCGAGCGCTGGAAGGCGCAGCAGCAACAGCCGCCACAACCCGTCAGTGCCCCCAAACAGTAG